From Halobacillus sp. Marseille-Q1614, the proteins below share one genomic window:
- a CDS encoding DUF1934 domain-containing protein, with amino-acid sequence MSGKDIRVKLVTEIREADRKEEMTMSESGQYFSRGDTEVLKFTEHPDEGEPIQTMVTVKPGHVSIKRTGGVDMRQVFQKQLETENLYHHTYGDFHMRTFTDQIEYRSLNEANRGRLFISYQMTLNHEVTQRHRLTLLFEEESE; translated from the coding sequence ATGAGTGGTAAAGATATACGGGTAAAGCTCGTGACGGAAATTCGCGAGGCGGATCGCAAAGAAGAGATGACGATGTCTGAGTCCGGGCAGTATTTCTCGCGCGGGGATACGGAGGTTCTTAAATTTACGGAGCATCCAGATGAGGGCGAGCCGATCCAGACGATGGTGACGGTGAAGCCGGGTCACGTGAGTATTAAACGGACGGGCGGAGTTGACATGCGCCAGGTGTTTCAAAAACAGCTGGAGACTGAGAATTTATACCACCATACGTATGGTGATTTTCATATGCGGACGTTCACAGACCAGATTGAGTACCGATCACTGAATGAAGCGAATCGGGGACGGCTGTTTATTAGTTATCAAATGACGCTGAACCATGAGGTGACACAGCGTCATCGGTTGACGTTACTTTTTGAGGAGGAAAGCGAATGA
- the argS gene encoding arginine--tRNA ligase, whose product MNIVEQTEQKLKGEIVRAVKQAGLATDEEMPDVVLEQPKDKAHGDYATNMAMQLARVAKKNPRQIAAELIEAFDRSKASIEKIEIAGPGFINFKMNNQYLTDLVPAILEAGENYGRTDTGQGHKIQVEFVSANPTGTLHLGHARGAAVGDSLCNVLDAAGYNVSREYYINDAGNQMNNLALSVQARYMQALGKDWNMPEDGYQGQDIIDLGQKLVDEDGDKWADTPEEERIEFFLAYGLKFLLDRIKYDLEEFRVPFDEWFSETSLYKGDQIKDALKVLEEKNYVYEKDDATWFETTKFGDDKDRVLIKNDGTYTYLTPDIAYHKNKLDRGFDTLINIWGADHHGYIPRMKAAIQALGYNEDTLEVEIIQMVNLFQDGEKVKMSKRTGKAVTLRELMEEVGIDAMRYFFSMRSCDSHLDFDMDLARSESNENPVYYVQYAHARICTMLSQAIEKGLAAGEFDGSHLTSEKEEDLLKRLGEFPQVVADAAEKRTPHRVTQYAFDLASNLHSFYNAEKVLEADHPERTSARIALMKAVRTTLQNALLLIGVSAPEQM is encoded by the coding sequence ATGAATATTGTCGAGCAGACGGAACAGAAGCTAAAAGGTGAAATCGTCCGGGCCGTGAAACAGGCCGGCTTGGCGACAGATGAAGAGATGCCGGATGTTGTGCTGGAGCAGCCAAAGGATAAAGCGCACGGAGACTATGCAACAAATATGGCGATGCAGCTGGCTCGTGTAGCGAAGAAAAATCCGCGTCAGATTGCTGCTGAGCTTATTGAGGCGTTTGACCGCTCGAAGGCATCGATTGAAAAAATCGAAATCGCTGGTCCTGGTTTTATTAATTTTAAAATGAACAACCAATACTTAACGGATCTCGTGCCTGCGATTCTTGAAGCAGGAGAAAATTATGGCCGTACCGATACCGGACAAGGCCATAAAATCCAGGTTGAGTTTGTGTCAGCCAACCCGACTGGTACGCTTCACTTAGGCCACGCGCGGGGAGCAGCGGTTGGTGATTCCTTGTGTAACGTGCTGGACGCGGCTGGATACAACGTGTCTCGTGAGTATTATATCAATGATGCTGGAAACCAGATGAACAATCTGGCGCTTTCCGTTCAGGCACGCTATATGCAGGCGCTTGGCAAAGACTGGAACATGCCGGAAGACGGTTACCAGGGACAGGACATTATTGACCTTGGACAAAAGCTCGTTGATGAGGATGGAGACAAGTGGGCCGACACTCCGGAAGAGGAACGTATTGAATTTTTCCTTGCTTACGGTTTGAAATTTTTGCTTGACCGCATTAAGTATGACCTGGAAGAATTCCGTGTTCCGTTTGATGAGTGGTTCTCTGAAACTTCTCTTTATAAAGGTGACCAAATCAAAGATGCGCTCAAAGTTCTTGAAGAGAAAAACTATGTGTACGAAAAAGATGATGCGACATGGTTTGAAACGACGAAATTCGGAGATGACAAAGACCGCGTGCTGATTAAGAATGATGGTACGTACACGTATTTGACGCCCGATATCGCTTACCATAAGAACAAGCTGGACCGCGGGTTTGATACACTGATCAACATCTGGGGAGCAGATCACCACGGCTATATTCCTCGGATGAAAGCGGCGATTCAGGCGCTTGGCTACAATGAAGATACACTTGAAGTTGAAATCATCCAGATGGTGAACTTGTTCCAGGACGGGGAAAAGGTGAAAATGAGTAAGCGTACTGGTAAAGCTGTCACGCTTCGTGAACTGATGGAAGAGGTCGGAATCGACGCGATGCGTTATTTCTTCTCCATGCGTTCCTGTGATTCTCATCTTGATTTTGATATGGACCTGGCTCGTTCTGAATCAAATGAAAACCCAGTGTACTACGTGCAGTATGCTCACGCCCGTATATGTACAATGCTTAGTCAGGCTATTGAAAAAGGACTGGCTGCCGGTGAGTTTGACGGAAGCCACCTCACTTCAGAAAAAGAAGAAGATCTCCTGAAGCGCTTAGGAGAGTTCCCGCAAGTAGTGGCTGATGCAGCTGAGAAGCGCACGCCTCACCGCGTGACGCAGTATGCGTTTGATCTTGCATCAAATCTGCACAGCTTCTACAACGCAGAAAAAGTACTGGAGGCCGATCATCCAGAACGGACGTCTGCACGGATTGCACTGATGAAAGCCGTCCGTACGACATTGCAGAATGCTCTGTTATTAATTGGGGTTTCCGCGCCGGAACAAATGTAA
- a CDS encoding XapX domain-containing protein produces the protein MKEVILALLAGFIVGFLFAAIKLPIPAPPALAGVAGIVGVYLGFRFFLWVGPMISSVIR, from the coding sequence ATGAAAGAAGTAATATTAGCTTTACTGGCAGGCTTTATAGTTGGTTTTCTATTTGCTGCGATTAAATTACCGATCCCAGCCCCGCCTGCGCTCGCAGGGGTGGCCGGGATCGTTGGAGTATATTTAGGTTTTAGGTTCTTCTTATGGGTAGGGCCGATGATTTCGTCGGTCATCCGTTAA
- the cls gene encoding cardiolipin synthase, whose translation MILSFILIALIVIILLLFLDFKMGRKDHLARQRAFCFEKTPGDYLFYINGAPFFEALMQDIQDAKEYVDILFFIVSADETGYHFLDLLKKKAREGVRVRLLVDRIGSMKINKKIRRELQVAGVQFKFAEVPRFPYFFYKVNRRNHRKITIIDHKIAYIGSYNIGNVYLGGNADFYDWRDYHFRMVGPVVANLQKVFSDDWGETASNEEIPSCWENAKHEIKVTATDGNQLERHLLDIIGLAKKELLIGSPYFVPTKKVMDALKAAIDRGVHLHIMIPFKPDHPLVREAGLPFLYKLYRLGATVSLFDAGFYHAKIIVVDRAFADVGTANFDQRSMFLNKEVNVYFYDKPFIEELSAAFMIDAADSLTMDEKWIRKKAFTIRLKEQIAKPFLPLF comes from the coding sequence GTGATTCTTTCTTTTATCCTCATCGCCCTTATAGTTATCATCTTACTATTATTTCTAGATTTTAAGATGGGCAGAAAAGACCATTTAGCAAGACAGCGCGCTTTTTGCTTTGAAAAAACACCAGGTGATTACCTATTTTATATAAATGGCGCCCCTTTCTTTGAAGCGCTCATGCAGGATATTCAGGATGCAAAGGAATATGTAGATATCCTCTTTTTTATCGTTTCAGCCGATGAAACCGGCTATCATTTTTTGGACCTGTTGAAAAAGAAAGCACGGGAAGGTGTTCGCGTGCGTCTGCTCGTCGATCGAATCGGCAGTATGAAAATCAATAAAAAAATACGCCGGGAACTTCAGGTAGCCGGCGTTCAGTTTAAGTTTGCAGAAGTCCCCCGCTTCCCTTATTTCTTTTATAAAGTAAACCGGCGCAACCACCGGAAAATCACCATTATTGATCACAAAATCGCCTACATTGGCAGCTACAATATCGGGAATGTGTATTTAGGCGGCAACGCAGACTTCTATGACTGGCGAGACTATCATTTCCGCATGGTGGGTCCTGTTGTGGCCAACCTTCAGAAAGTATTTTCCGACGATTGGGGAGAAACTGCTTCAAATGAAGAGATTCCCTCCTGTTGGGAAAACGCTAAACACGAAATAAAAGTTACCGCGACAGATGGCAATCAGCTTGAGCGGCACCTGCTTGACATCATTGGGCTGGCGAAAAAAGAACTCCTAATCGGCAGTCCTTATTTTGTACCGACAAAAAAAGTAATGGACGCCTTAAAGGCAGCCATTGACCGAGGGGTTCATCTGCATATCATGATCCCGTTCAAACCTGACCATCCGCTCGTCCGGGAAGCCGGACTGCCCTTTTTATATAAACTTTACCGCCTCGGCGCCACCGTCAGCTTATTTGATGCCGGCTTTTACCACGCGAAAATCATTGTTGTCGACCGAGCCTTTGCCGATGTCGGTACTGCCAACTTCGATCAGCGCAGCATGTTTTTAAACAAAGAAGTCAACGTATATTTCTATGACAAGCCATTTATTGAAGAACTAAGCGCAGCATTTATGATTGATGCTGCAGATTCTCTTACGATGGATGAAAAATGGATTAGGAAAAAGGCTTTTACAATCCGGCTCAAAGAGCAGATCGCCAAACCCTTCCTCCCGCTTTTTTAA
- a CDS encoding (Fe-S)-binding protein, translated as MSPLLIANWILFLAVTIYGLYLFVRVVRTRIAYIKMGRKFEFDGEIKDRLKRVWVNVFGQKKLLKDKKSGIIHVMFFYGFILVQFGAIDFIWKGLAPDSHLPLGPFYPGFTFFQELVTFMIIVAVVWAFHRRYIEKLVRLKRGFKSGLVLLFIGGLMASVLIGNGMSMIWHGHEGTWTEPIASTFASAFGWVPPVAAATVFFIMWWIHLLILLTFLVYVPQSKHAHLIAAPVNTFLSRQDPPGKLKKIDFEIDEDADEEDVSFGVGKIEDFNQLQMIDFYACVECGRCTNVCPASGSGKMLSPMDLIIKLRDHLTEKGAAVTGQAPWVPAYAFSETQGNTLAQMTRAQGAGEAAAALDEVQHKNLIGDVITEEELWACTTCRNCEDACPVMNEHVDKIIDLRRYLVLTEGKMDQDGQRAIMNIERQGNPWGLSKKDRENWRDAEEDVNIPTVKELKKSGEEFEYLFWVSSMGSYDNRSQKIAMAFAKLMNAAGIKFAILGNKEQNSGDTARRMGNEFLFQELAEKNIKEFNKHDVKKIITIDPHAYNIFKNEYPDLGFEAEVYHHTEMLAQWLKEGKLKPEAEVNETITYHDSCYLGRYNEVYQPPRDVLEMIPGVKVVEMKRNRSNGMCCGAGGGMMWMEEKSGNRVNVARTEQALEVEPTMISSGCPFCLTMLSDGTKAKEVEEKVSTMDIAEILAKSIFAEKEEEKTSA; from the coding sequence ATGAGTCCGTTGTTAATCGCCAATTGGATTTTATTCCTTGCGGTCACCATTTACGGTTTATACTTATTCGTACGTGTCGTGCGTACTCGAATAGCTTACATCAAAATGGGACGCAAATTTGAGTTTGACGGCGAAATCAAGGATCGCCTCAAACGAGTATGGGTCAATGTGTTTGGCCAGAAGAAGCTTTTGAAGGACAAGAAGTCTGGTATTATTCACGTTATGTTTTTCTATGGGTTTATTCTCGTGCAGTTTGGAGCCATTGACTTTATTTGGAAGGGACTCGCTCCTGATTCGCACCTGCCGCTTGGTCCATTTTATCCTGGATTTACGTTTTTTCAGGAGTTAGTGACATTCATGATTATCGTGGCTGTTGTGTGGGCATTTCACAGACGCTATATTGAAAAACTTGTCCGCTTAAAAAGAGGGTTTAAATCCGGTTTAGTTCTATTATTCATCGGCGGACTGATGGCATCCGTTCTTATCGGTAACGGCATGAGCATGATCTGGCACGGTCATGAAGGGACTTGGACAGAGCCGATTGCGTCCACTTTTGCAAGCGCTTTCGGTTGGGTGCCGCCTGTAGCGGCCGCGACCGTATTCTTTATTATGTGGTGGATTCACCTGTTAATTCTTTTAACATTCCTGGTTTACGTACCGCAGTCGAAACACGCACACTTAATCGCTGCACCAGTAAACACATTCTTAAGCCGCCAGGACCCGCCTGGTAAGCTGAAAAAGATCGATTTTGAAATCGATGAAGATGCTGATGAAGAAGATGTTTCCTTCGGTGTTGGAAAAATTGAAGACTTCAACCAGCTGCAGATGATCGATTTTTATGCCTGTGTAGAATGTGGACGATGTACGAATGTCTGCCCGGCCTCAGGATCTGGAAAAATGCTCTCTCCGATGGATCTCATTATTAAATTGAGAGATCACCTGACGGAAAAAGGAGCTGCTGTTACGGGTCAAGCACCGTGGGTTCCAGCGTATGCTTTTTCAGAAACACAAGGAAATACACTAGCTCAAATGACGCGCGCTCAAGGCGCTGGGGAAGCAGCCGCAGCTTTGGATGAAGTCCAGCACAAGAATCTAATTGGCGATGTCATCACAGAAGAAGAACTGTGGGCATGTACAACGTGCCGTAACTGTGAAGACGCCTGCCCGGTTATGAATGAACACGTGGACAAAATTATCGACCTGCGCCGCTATCTCGTATTAACAGAAGGAAAAATGGATCAAGACGGCCAGCGTGCGATTATGAATATCGAGCGCCAGGGAAATCCTTGGGGTCTTTCTAAGAAGGATCGTGAAAACTGGAGAGATGCGGAAGAAGATGTGAACATCCCGACAGTTAAAGAACTGAAGAAATCCGGCGAAGAATTTGAATATCTTTTCTGGGTCAGCTCAATGGGTTCTTATGACAACCGCAGCCAGAAAATTGCGATGGCTTTTGCCAAGCTGATGAACGCAGCGGGAATTAAGTTTGCGATCTTAGGAAACAAAGAGCAGAACTCTGGAGACACCGCCCGCCGGATGGGGAACGAATTCCTTTTCCAGGAGCTTGCGGAAAAGAACATTAAGGAATTCAATAAGCACGATGTGAAGAAAATTATTACGATCGACCCTCACGCCTACAACATTTTTAAAAACGAATATCCTGACCTTGGATTTGAGGCAGAGGTGTACCACCATACTGAAATGCTTGCCCAGTGGCTGAAAGAAGGCAAACTGAAGCCGGAAGCTGAAGTCAATGAAACGATCACGTATCATGACAGCTGTTACCTCGGCCGCTATAACGAAGTGTATCAGCCGCCTCGCGATGTTCTTGAAATGATTCCAGGCGTCAAAGTCGTTGAGATGAAGCGAAACCGCTCAAACGGCATGTGCTGTGGAGCCGGTGGCGGCATGATGTGGATGGAAGAAAAGTCAGGAAACCGCGTAAACGTCGCACGTACCGAGCAGGCTCTAGAAGTCGAGCCGACAATGATTTCAAGCGGCTGCCCATTCTGCCTGACGATGCTGTCCGATGGAACGAAAGCGAAAGAAGTTGAAGAAAAAGTGAGCACCATGGATATTGCAGAAATTTTAGCGAAATCAATTTTTGCTGAAAAAGAAGAAGAGAAGACTTCGGCTTAA
- a CDS encoding acetyl-CoA C-acetyltransferase yields MRKTVIVSGARTPFGKFGGGLAPLTAAQLGGIAIKEALKRANVSPENVDEVIMGTVLQGGQGQLPSRQAAREANIPWEVKTETVNKVCASGMRSVTMGDQFIRLGEEDIIVAGGMESMSNAPYFMPKARWGLRMGDSPVKDMMVHDGLTCSFEGVHMGNYGNRTAEDLELTREAQDEWAYRSHQRAAASADKLAEEIVPVEVPQRKGDPKVISVDEAPRKDTSVEALAKLRPVFDPQGTITAGNAPGVNDGAAAMVLMSDEKAAEAGVEPLAVILAHEEIAVEAHDFPKTPGLVINKLLEKAGKTADDIDLYEVNEAFAAVSLASGKIAGLDPEKVNVNGGAVALGHPIGASGARVILTLAHELKRRGGGLGIAAICSGGGQGDAVLIEVAGGRA; encoded by the coding sequence ATGCGCAAAACAGTAATCGTTTCAGGAGCCAGAACACCTTTTGGAAAATTCGGAGGAGGGTTAGCGCCATTAACCGCAGCCCAGCTCGGAGGGATCGCGATTAAAGAAGCGTTGAAACGTGCGAACGTAAGCCCCGAGAATGTTGATGAAGTCATCATGGGGACTGTCCTGCAAGGCGGACAAGGACAGCTGCCATCCCGCCAGGCGGCAAGAGAAGCGAATATCCCTTGGGAAGTGAAAACAGAAACGGTTAATAAAGTGTGTGCGTCAGGAATGCGCAGTGTGACGATGGGCGATCAGTTTATCCGACTTGGTGAAGAAGACATCATCGTAGCCGGCGGTATGGAAAGCATGAGCAATGCGCCATACTTTATGCCAAAGGCACGCTGGGGTCTGCGCATGGGAGATTCTCCGGTGAAAGATATGATGGTGCACGACGGATTGACGTGTTCTTTTGAAGGTGTCCACATGGGGAACTACGGAAACCGGACAGCAGAAGACTTGGAGCTGACGCGTGAAGCGCAGGATGAGTGGGCGTACCGAAGCCACCAGCGTGCAGCAGCCTCTGCTGATAAATTAGCTGAAGAGATCGTTCCTGTTGAAGTACCCCAGCGAAAAGGCGATCCGAAAGTGATCAGCGTTGATGAGGCACCACGTAAAGATACGAGCGTTGAAGCGCTGGCTAAACTGCGCCCTGTATTTGACCCGCAAGGAACGATTACTGCCGGTAACGCGCCTGGAGTCAATGACGGAGCGGCGGCAATGGTATTAATGTCCGATGAGAAAGCGGCAGAAGCTGGAGTGGAGCCGCTGGCTGTAATTCTTGCTCACGAAGAAATAGCGGTTGAAGCGCATGATTTTCCAAAAACTCCTGGTCTTGTGATTAATAAACTTCTAGAAAAAGCAGGAAAGACGGCAGATGATATCGACTTATATGAAGTGAACGAAGCATTTGCTGCAGTATCTCTTGCAAGCGGAAAGATCGCCGGTCTTGATCCGGAAAAAGTTAACGTAAACGGCGGGGCAGTCGCTTTAGGCCACCCGATTGGAGCAAGCGGAGCGCGGGTTATTTTAACACTTGCCCATGAATTGAAACGCCGCGGTGGGGGTCTTGGAATTGCAGCGATCTGTTCAGGAGGCGGCCAGGGAGATGCCGTGCTGATTGAAGTCGCAGGAGGTCGTGCATAA
- a CDS encoding 3-hydroxybutyryl-CoA dehydrogenase, translated as MAIEKVMVIGAGQMGAGIAQVFAQAGLQVKLNDLKEEALEKGLEGIQKRLSRAVEKGKMTEAKQQQTVQNLSGTTDLKDASDCDLIIEAVVENMDIKTKVFQTLDEVAPLHAILASNTSSLPITEIAAVTNRPSQVIGMHFMNPVPVMKLVEIIRAIQTSDETYQAIEDTAKRLNKTPVEVNDFPGFVSNRILMPMINEAIYTVYEGVSSVEDVDTVMKLGMNHPMGPLTLADFIGLDTCLYIMEVLHEGFGDSKYRPCPLLRQYVKAGWLGKKSGRGFYSYE; from the coding sequence ATGGCAATTGAAAAAGTAATGGTCATCGGTGCCGGGCAGATGGGAGCAGGAATCGCTCAAGTGTTTGCCCAGGCCGGACTTCAAGTGAAGCTGAATGATTTAAAAGAAGAGGCTTTAGAAAAAGGATTAGAAGGAATCCAAAAACGTCTCAGCCGTGCGGTGGAGAAAGGGAAAATGACTGAAGCAAAACAGCAGCAAACCGTTCAGAATCTAAGCGGCACGACTGACCTTAAGGATGCATCAGACTGTGACCTTATCATTGAAGCCGTTGTTGAAAACATGGACATAAAGACGAAAGTTTTTCAGACGCTTGATGAAGTTGCACCGTTACATGCGATCCTCGCGTCCAATACTTCATCGCTTCCGATTACAGAAATTGCGGCTGTCACAAATCGTCCGTCTCAAGTGATTGGCATGCACTTCATGAACCCGGTCCCGGTCATGAAGCTGGTGGAAATCATCCGCGCGATACAGACGAGTGATGAAACGTATCAGGCGATTGAGGATACAGCGAAAAGGCTGAACAAAACGCCTGTTGAGGTAAATGATTTTCCGGGGTTCGTTTCAAACAGAATTCTGATGCCTATGATCAACGAAGCGATTTACACCGTCTATGAAGGTGTTTCTTCCGTAGAAGACGTCGATACGGTCATGAAGCTCGGAATGAATCATCCGATGGGACCGCTGACGTTAGCTGATTTCATTGGCCTTGATACATGTCTATATATTATGGAAGTTCTTCACGAAGGATTTGGCGACAGCAAATATCGACCTTGTCCCTTGTTGAGACAATACGTAAAAGCGGGATGGCTTGGTAAGAAGTCCGGCCGCGGATTCTACAGCTATGAATAA
- a CDS encoding acyl-CoA dehydrogenase produces the protein MNLEFTDEQRMLQKMVRDFAEKEVAPAVGEMGKEDRFPVELVRRMGELGLMGIPIPEQYGGSEMDYTSYVMAIHEISKVSATLGVILSVHTSVGTNPILYFGTEEQKQKYIPKLASGEYLGAFALTEPSAGSDAGSLKTRAEKQGDHYFLNGEKIFITNGGAADTFIVFARTNREEKRAKGVSAFIIERDTPGFTIGKAEKKMGMHGSSTVSLSFDQCKVPASQLLGPEGEGFKIALSNLNTGRIGIAAQSLGIAEAALEHAVAYAKEREQFGRPIAQHQGISFKLADMATNVEAAKLLVYQAASLQGAGKPCGKEASIAKLFASQAAMDASIEAVQVHGGYGYTEDYAVERLFRDAKVCQIYEGTSEIQRIVISNHLTKD, from the coding sequence ATGAACCTGGAGTTTACGGATGAACAGCGAATGCTTCAGAAAATGGTTAGAGACTTTGCAGAAAAAGAAGTCGCACCGGCGGTTGGGGAAATGGGGAAGGAAGACCGCTTTCCGGTCGAGCTAGTGAGAAGGATGGGGGAGCTTGGACTGATGGGAATTCCGATTCCTGAACAGTACGGCGGCTCAGAGATGGACTATACGTCTTATGTGATGGCGATTCATGAAATCTCAAAGGTTAGCGCAACACTCGGCGTTATACTTTCGGTCCACACATCAGTCGGCACCAACCCGATTCTTTATTTCGGAACAGAGGAGCAGAAGCAGAAATATATTCCGAAGCTTGCTTCTGGAGAATACTTAGGAGCCTTTGCCTTAACAGAGCCAAGTGCCGGGTCCGATGCAGGAAGCTTAAAAACACGCGCTGAAAAACAGGGCGATCACTACTTTTTAAACGGTGAAAAGATCTTTATCACAAACGGCGGAGCGGCAGATACATTTATAGTTTTTGCTCGTACCAACCGTGAAGAAAAACGCGCCAAAGGTGTAAGCGCTTTTATCATTGAGAGGGATACTCCAGGGTTTACGATTGGAAAAGCGGAAAAGAAGATGGGAATGCATGGTTCAAGCACAGTGTCTTTAAGCTTTGACCAGTGTAAGGTGCCAGCTTCTCAGCTGCTTGGACCAGAAGGGGAAGGGTTTAAAATTGCCCTTTCCAACTTAAACACAGGAAGAATCGGAATTGCGGCACAGTCACTCGGAATTGCTGAGGCTGCCTTAGAGCACGCGGTCGCTTATGCGAAAGAGCGTGAACAGTTCGGCCGTCCAATTGCCCAGCATCAGGGCATTTCTTTTAAACTCGCAGATATGGCAACAAATGTGGAGGCTGCAAAACTATTGGTCTATCAGGCGGCTTCCTTACAGGGGGCCGGAAAGCCATGCGGTAAAGAAGCCTCAATAGCCAAGCTGTTTGCTTCTCAGGCCGCGATGGATGCTTCAATCGAAGCGGTTCAGGTTCACGGGGGATATGGATATACCGAGGATTACGCGGTCGAACGGCTTTTCAGAGATGCGAAAGTCTGCCAGATTTACGAAGGAACGAGTGAAATACAGCGCATCGTCATCAGCAATCACTTAACGAAAGACTAG
- a CDS encoding acyl-CoA dehydrogenase, with amino-acid sequence MDFTLSEEQVMLRKMVRDFAKNEVEPTAAERDEEERFDREIFDKMAELGLTGIPWPEEYGGIGSDFVSYVIAVEELSRVCASTGVTLSAHISLASWPIYKFGSEEQKKTFLTQLATGEKLGAYALSEPGAGSDVSSMRTQAKLDGDHYVLNGSKVWITNGGVGDIYVVFAKTDPDAGSRGVSAFIVEKGMKGFTFGKKEKKLGIRSSPTTELIFEDCRIPKENLLGEEGQGFKIAMMTLDGGRNGIAAQALGIAQGALDESVNYAKEREQFGKPIAQHQGVSFKLADMATEIEAARLLTYQAAYLESEGKPYAKASAMAKLFAGDAAMRITVEAVQVHGGYGYTKDYPVERYMRDAKITQIYEGTNEIQRLVIGRMVTK; translated from the coding sequence ATGGATTTTACACTAAGCGAAGAACAAGTAATGCTCAGAAAAATGGTGCGGGATTTTGCCAAAAATGAAGTGGAGCCAACAGCGGCTGAGCGTGATGAAGAAGAGCGGTTTGACCGGGAGATCTTCGACAAAATGGCGGAGCTTGGCTTAACGGGTATTCCGTGGCCTGAGGAGTATGGCGGCATCGGCTCTGATTTTGTCAGCTACGTGATTGCTGTTGAGGAGCTGTCCCGTGTCTGTGCCTCAACAGGCGTTACGCTGTCCGCTCATATTTCGCTGGCAAGCTGGCCGATCTATAAGTTTGGTTCAGAAGAGCAGAAGAAAACGTTCCTCACACAGCTCGCCACTGGCGAAAAACTGGGAGCTTACGCGTTATCTGAGCCGGGTGCCGGCAGTGACGTATCATCCATGCGTACACAGGCGAAGCTTGACGGCGACCACTATGTATTGAACGGCAGCAAAGTATGGATCACAAACGGCGGTGTCGGTGATATTTATGTCGTGTTTGCTAAAACTGATCCTGATGCAGGCAGCCGCGGAGTAAGTGCTTTTATCGTTGAAAAAGGAATGAAAGGATTTACGTTTGGGAAGAAAGAGAAAAAGCTCGGCATCCGCTCTTCCCCAACAACTGAGCTGATTTTCGAAGACTGCCGTATTCCGAAAGAAAACCTGTTAGGCGAGGAAGGGCAGGGCTTTAAAATTGCAATGATGACATTAGACGGCGGACGTAACGGTATCGCTGCCCAGGCGCTTGGAATTGCTCAGGGAGCTCTTGATGAATCTGTCAATTACGCGAAAGAACGTGAGCAGTTCGGCAAGCCGATTGCTCAGCACCAGGGCGTTTCCTTTAAGCTTGCCGATATGGCTACTGAAATCGAAGCAGCCCGCCTGCTTACTTATCAGGCCGCTTACTTAGAGTCTGAAGGCAAGCCGTACGCGAAAGCTTCTGCGATGGCGAAGCTGTTTGCCGGCGATGCGGCGATGCGGATTACAGTTGAAGCGGTACAGGTCCACGGAGGGTATGGCTATACGAAGGATTATCCTGTTGAACGCTATATGCGCGATGCGAAAATCACCCAGATTTATGAAGGTACGAATGAAATCCAGCGTCTCGTGATTGGCCGGATGGTTACGAAATAA